The Arcobacter porcinus sequence CTTAAATTCCATTAAGTTTACTCCGAATTTCAAATTTAGAGAATAGTTTATCTAAAAAACAATAAGTGTTTTATTAAAAGTTTTTATTTTATAAGTAATTGAGAAAGAAGATTAATAATCTTTTGACTTTCTCATTTGTAGCAGCTCTTTTTGTACAGAGATATTCACATTCTCATTTGCTTCAAAATTTAAAGCAAAATTTCTTCCATCATAATCAACAGAATTTAAAATAATTTTTAAAGCTTCCAATCTTGATAGATGCTTATCATCACTCCTTACAATATGCCAAGGAGCACTTCTTGAACTAGTCCTTTTTAGCATCTCATATTTCTTCTCTGAAAATTCATCCCATAAATCTTGAGCTTGCATATCAACTTCAGAGAATTTCCACTGTCTTAATGGGTCATTTACTCTTCTATCAAATCTTCTTTTTTGTTCCTCTTTAGAAACAGAAAAATATAATTTAATTAGTATCATTCCTTGTCTTACTAAATCTTGTTCAAAATTTACAATATCTTCCATAAATATTTCATGTTCTTCTTGTGTACAAAAACCAAAAACAGGTTCAACCATTGCTCTGTTGTACCAAGATCTATCAAATAATACTATCTCTCCACCTGTTGGAAAGTGTTCTACATATCTTTGCATAAACCATTGATTTCTTTGTGTTTCTGTTGGTTTTCCAAGAGCCACTATCCTATAATGTTTATTATTCATATATCTAGTAATTCTTCTTATTGCTCCACCTTTTCCAGAAGCATCTCTTCCTTCAAAGATAATAATCATTCTTTTATTTACTTTCTCAAGCCAATCTTGAAGTTTTATTAACTCAATTTGATAAGGTTTTAAATCTTGAAGATCATATATTTTTTGAATACCATCAACTAAAATATCATGATTTAATTTCTTATAATCTTTTAAAATAGATTTTAAAAAACTATTTTCATCTTTTAGTTTTTTTAATTCTTCATTAGAGCTCTTATTTGTAGTTTTTATTACAGGTTTTTTCTCTTCTTCTTTTGAATTTAAGTTATCAACATTTTTCATAATACTAGTTCTAAAATTTTCTATTAAAACTATCGCATCTTTTAAAGTGATTTTATCTCTTTTTTCATATCCTAAAACTTTGACATATCTTTTTTTATCATATTGAAATCTTGCTATATATTTTTTTCCAAAAGTTGGATGTGGCTCTTTTGAAACATATAGTCCACTATGATTTGTTATATCAAAGTCACTTAAAGTCATCTATCTACCCTCGATATTTCATGACTTTGTTCCATATTTTCAATTTCAACTGCTCCACTTATGATAATATCTCTATCTATTTTGAAAATATCTTCTTTTGTCTTTTTATCATAATTAATTGTATTTAAAATATGTCTTATACAATTTATTCTAGCTCTTTTTTTATTATCACTTTTAACAATAGTCCATGGAGAAACAGGAGTATGAGAAGCCATAAGCATAGAGTATTTTGCTACTGTATATTTATCCCAAACATTTTGTGCTTCTTTATCAATTGGTGATAACTTATACTGTTTTAAAGGGTCTTTTTCCCTTTTTTTAAATCTTTTCTCTTGCTCTTTTTTTGAAACTGAAAAATAAAATTTGAATAGAGTTATTCCAGATTCTACAAGCATTTTTTCAAATAAAGGGACATCTTTTAAAAATTGTAAATGCTCCTCTTTTGTACAAAATCCCATAACTGGTTCAACTCCAGCTCTGTTATACCAAGATCTATCAAATAAAACCATCTCTCCTGCACTTGGAAGATGATTTGCATATCTTTGAAAATACCATTGAGTTCTTTCTTGATCATTTGGTTTCTCAAGAGCAACAACTCTAGCTCCCCTTGGATTCAAATGTTCTGTAACTCTTTTTATAGTTCCACCTTTTCCAGCTGCATCTCTTCCTTCAAAAATGATTAGAACTTTAAGCCCTTTCTCTTTTACAAAACTTTGGAGTTTTAATAACTCAATTTGTAATTTAGTAAGCTTTTTTTGATAATCTAATGTATCTTTTTTAACCCAAACCTGAACTTTAGTCTCTCCATCTTCAACTTTTTCTTTAAGATCTTTTTTTACTCTATTTTTGTTTTTACCATGTTCAATATCTTCTTCTGTATCTATTACAATATCTTCTTCAAAAGTATGTTTTATAAGGCTTCTGTCATGTCCCATCTTTGCTCCCTATATTTTTTTATTTCTTAAGATAATCTTGACGAATAATCATTATATCCAAAGTTTTTTATTATTTTATAAAAATTTTCTTTAGTTTTTAAAACTATTGAAGGTAACTTTATTCCATTAAAAGTAGTTGTCTTAACCATCGTATAATGTATCATATCTTCTAAAATAATTTTATCTCCAACTTCTAATGCTTTATCAAAAGAGTAATCACCAATGATATCTCCTGATAAACAAGTGTTTCCACCTAATCTATATGTATATTGTTTTTCATTTGCAACTCCACTATTTCTTATCATTGCACGATAAGGCATAGCCAAAGTGTCTGGCATATGTGCTTCTGCACTTGTATCAAGAATAGCTAAATTCATTCCATTTTCAAATACATCTAAAACTGTTGCAACTAAATATCCAGTTTGCCATCCAATAGCTTCTCCTGGTTCCATATAAACTTCTAAATGTGGATATTTCGCTTTAAACTCTTTTAATAATCTAATCAATCCATCAACATCATAATCAGCTCTTGTAATATGATGTCCTCCACCAAAGTTTACCCATTTTAATTTTGAAAAATATTGTGAGAAATTCTCTTCAAATTTTTCTAATGCTCCTTTTAAAGCATCTACATTTTGTTCACAAAGAGCATGAAAATGTAATCCTTCTAAAACTTCAAGAACACTTTCATCAAAATTTGCTTTTGTAGTACCCATTCTTGAATATGGTGCACAAGGATTATATAAATCAACTTCTACACTCGAATATTCAGGATTTATTCTTAATCCCATTGATACTTTTCCAAAAGCTTTATCTTTAAATCTATTAATTTGATTTATTGAATTAAATACAAGATGATTTGATAAAGAGATAATTTCGTCTATCTCTTCATCTTTAAAACCTGGACTATATGTATGAACTTCTAATCCAAATTCTTCTTTTGCCAATATTGCTTCATGAAGTCCTGATGCACAACAACCTTTTAAATACTTTTTACAAAGTTCAAAAGTTGAATGCATAGCAAAACCTTTTAATGCTAGAAGAATATTAACTCCTGTTTCATCTTGAACATATTTTAAAAGCTTTAAGTTTTTTTCTAAAAGTTCCTCTTCACAAACAAAAGCTGGGCTTGGTAACTCTTCAAAACTTTTAACTATTTTATAATCTTTTTCCATTATTTAGCATCTAACTCTAATATTTTCCAAGGTAATCCTTGAGTCATAAGTTCATCCATAAATGGTTGTGCATCAAACTCTTCTATATTAAATACACCTTTATCTTTCCATATCTCTTTATACAACATTTTTGAACCAATCATAGCTGGAACTCCTGTTGTATAACTTACAGCTTGAGCACCTGTTTCTTTGTAACACTCTTGATGATCACAAATATTATAAATATAAACTTTTCTTGGTTTACCATCTTTAATACCTTCAATAATACAACCAATATTTGTTTTTCCAACTGTTCTTGGTCCAAGACTAGCTGGATCAGGAAGTAAAGTTTTCAAAAATTCAATTGGTATAATTTGTTGACCTTTGTGCTCTACTGGTTCAATTCCAAGCATTCCAACATTTTGAAGACAATTCATATGTTGAATATATGAATCACCAAATGTCATAAAGAATCTAATTCTTTTTAATCCTTTAATATTTTTTGATAATGATTCAAGCTCTTCGTGATATAGTAAATAAGAAGGTTTTACACCTATTTCTGGATAATGATGATCAACTCTTATTTCTAAAGGTTTTGTCTCTATCCATTTTCCATCTTCCCAATATCTTCCATTTGCAGAAACTTCTCTTAGATTAATCTCTGGATTAAAATTTGTAGCAAATGGGTATCCATGATCACCAGCATTACAATCCATAATATCTATATAATGGATCTCATCAAAAAGTTTTTGTTGTGCATATGCACAAAATACTCCTGTAACTCCTGGATCAAAACCTGAACCTAAAAGTGCCATAATTCCAGCATCTTTGAATTGTTTATCTCTTGCCCATTGCTCTTTATATTCAAATTTTGCTTCATCTGGATGTTCATAGTTTGCAGTATCTACATAATCAACTTTACATTTTGTACAAGCATCCATTATTGTAAGATCTTGATAAGGTAAAGCAACATTTAAAACTAGTTTTGGATTAACTTTTTCTATAAGTTTTACAAGTTCATCAACGCTATCTGCATCTACTTGTGCTGTTTCAATTTTTACACCTTGATTTTTTAAAATATATTCAGCTATTGCATCACATTTGCTAAGAGTTCTAGAAGCCAATGTAATTTTTTCAAAAGTATCAATATTCATAGCACACTTAACAGTTGCAACTTGACTAACTCCACCAGCCCCAATTATCAAAATCCCTTTTTTGCTCATTTTAATTCTCCAAAAAAATATAATATTGGCTATATTATATCTTAATTTTTATTTAATTATCTTTTTCTTTACTTTATTGAATTTTTTAGATAAAATTCCAAACTCAATTCATGGGGATGACTTGGTATCGATTAGAGTAGTGAGTTTTAGTTGCATGTCGGCCTGAACATGCCGTTACGCGGTTCATTTTTTTTAGACGCAAACAATACAAATTACGCTCCAGCTTACGCAAAAGCTGCGTAAGTTTTAACAACTTATTGACTCGCCCAAAAGGCTTGAGTCTTCGGAGACTTGCACTATAGATGCTATCTATATAGATAAACGCAGGTTCACAACAGATAGCTTATTTTTTTGAAGATGATTTGGTCAAAAAAAGAAATTTTCAAATCTTAGCTTTATATTTGCTTTTGGAAGTTGAGTTGATATGAAGCGAAATTTTTCAACTTTGCTAAACATGTAGACGCTACTATGAACTATTTTAAGACTGCGGTTCAATCCCGCACATCTCCACCAATGCATATTATTAAGAATTCTAAAACCTTCTAAAAAGCCCGATAAAATCGAAACTTTATATTCTAAATCATTCTAACCAATTCTAATACTTTTTAATGACTTCTAAGATTTTTTACGGTATTCTTTACGGTATAGATAAATATATAAAAATGGATACCGTAAAAAATGCCAAAGATTGTAAAACCGTTAACTGACAAAGAAATTAAAAATGCAAAATATACTTCAAAAGAAGAATTTGCATTAAAAAAACAAGAATTTGAAAAAAATAAAAAATTAGAAAATTCTAATTCAACAGAAGAACCTAAACTTAATAATAAACTATCTGATGGTAAAGGGCTTTATTTACTCATAAAAGAAAATGGTACAAAAGTTTTCCAATTTGACTTTACATATGAAAATAAAAGAAAAACAATGAGTTTTGGA is a genomic window containing:
- the ppk2 gene encoding polyphosphate kinase 2; amino-acid sequence: MGHDRSLIKHTFEEDIVIDTEEDIEHGKNKNRVKKDLKEKVEDGETKVQVWVKKDTLDYQKKLTKLQIELLKLQSFVKEKGLKVLIIFEGRDAAGKGGTIKRVTEHLNPRGARVVALEKPNDQERTQWYFQRYANHLPSAGEMVLFDRSWYNRAGVEPVMGFCTKEEHLQFLKDVPLFEKMLVESGITLFKFYFSVSKKEQEKRFKKREKDPLKQYKLSPIDKEAQNVWDKYTVAKYSMLMASHTPVSPWTIVKSDNKKRARINCIRHILNTINYDKKTKEDIFKIDRDIIISGAVEIENMEQSHEISRVDR
- the nspC gene encoding carboxynorspermidine decarboxylase, yielding MEKDYKIVKSFEELPSPAFVCEEELLEKNLKLLKYVQDETGVNILLALKGFAMHSTFELCKKYLKGCCASGLHEAILAKEEFGLEVHTYSPGFKDEEIDEIISLSNHLVFNSINQINRFKDKAFGKVSMGLRINPEYSSVEVDLYNPCAPYSRMGTTKANFDESVLEVLEGLHFHALCEQNVDALKGALEKFEENFSQYFSKLKWVNFGGGHHITRADYDVDGLIRLLKEFKAKYPHLEVYMEPGEAIGWQTGYLVATVLDVFENGMNLAILDTSAEAHMPDTLAMPYRAMIRNSGVANEKQYTYRLGGNTCLSGDIIGDYSFDKALEVGDKIILEDMIHYTMVKTTTFNGIKLPSIVLKTKENFYKIIKNFGYNDYSSRLS
- a CDS encoding saccharopine dehydrogenase family protein, with the protein product MSKKGILIIGAGGVSQVATVKCAMNIDTFEKITLASRTLSKCDAIAEYILKNQGVKIETAQVDADSVDELVKLIEKVNPKLVLNVALPYQDLTIMDACTKCKVDYVDTANYEHPDEAKFEYKEQWARDKQFKDAGIMALLGSGFDPGVTGVFCAYAQQKLFDEIHYIDIMDCNAGDHGYPFATNFNPEINLREVSANGRYWEDGKWIETKPLEIRVDHHYPEIGVKPSYLLYHEELESLSKNIKGLKRIRFFMTFGDSYIQHMNCLQNVGMLGIEPVEHKGQQIIPIEFLKTLLPDPASLGPRTVGKTNIGCIIEGIKDGKPRKVYIYNICDHQECYKETGAQAVSYTTGVPAMIGSKMLYKEIWKDKGVFNIEEFDAQPFMDELMTQGLPWKILELDAK
- the ppk2 gene encoding polyphosphate kinase 2 codes for the protein MTLSDFDITNHSGLYVSKEPHPTFGKKYIARFQYDKKRYVKVLGYEKRDKITLKDAIVLIENFRTSIMKNVDNLNSKEEEKKPVIKTTNKSSNEELKKLKDENSFLKSILKDYKKLNHDILVDGIQKIYDLQDLKPYQIELIKLQDWLEKVNKRMIIIFEGRDASGKGGAIRRITRYMNNKHYRIVALGKPTETQRNQWFMQRYVEHFPTGGEIVLFDRSWYNRAMVEPVFGFCTQEEHEIFMEDIVNFEQDLVRQGMILIKLYFSVSKEEQKRRFDRRVNDPLRQWKFSEVDMQAQDLWDEFSEKKYEMLKRTSSRSAPWHIVRSDDKHLSRLEALKIILNSVDYDGRNFALNFEANENVNISVQKELLQMRKSKDY